Proteins encoded in a region of the Streptomyces violaceoruber genome:
- a CDS encoding MarR family winged helix-turn-helix transcriptional regulator: MNDEPRWLTAEEQLVWRSYIEAATLLEDHLDRQLQRDAGMPHVYYGLLVKLAESPRRRLRMTELAKYAKITRSRLSHAVARLEKNGWVRREDCPSDKRGQFAILTDEGYEVLRRTAPGHVDAVRQAVFDRLTPEQQKSLGEIMRIVAEGLQPSEAGADLPWLR, encoded by the coding sequence ATGAACGACGAACCCCGTTGGCTCACCGCCGAGGAGCAGCTCGTCTGGCGCTCCTACATCGAGGCCGCCACCCTCCTCGAGGACCACCTCGACCGGCAGCTCCAGCGCGACGCGGGCATGCCGCACGTCTACTACGGCCTGCTGGTCAAGCTGGCCGAGTCACCGCGCCGGCGGCTGCGGATGACCGAGCTGGCCAAGTACGCGAAGATCACCCGGTCCCGGCTCTCGCACGCGGTGGCGCGGCTGGAGAAGAACGGCTGGGTCCGTCGCGAGGACTGCCCCTCCGACAAGCGCGGCCAGTTCGCCATCCTCACCGACGAAGGGTACGAGGTGCTGCGCCGGACCGCACCGGGCCACGTCGACGCCGTGCGCCAGGCGGTCTTCGACCGGCTCACCCCCGAACAGCAGAAGTCCCTCGGCGAGATCATGCGGATCGTCGCCGAGGGACTTCAGCCGAGCGAAGCGGGTGCGGACCTGCCCTGGCTGCGCTGA
- the pfkB gene encoding 1-phosphofructokinase: MILTVTPNPSLDRTYEVPSLDRGEVVRATGERVDPGGKGVNVSRAVTAAGRRTVAVLPLGGAPGALVADLLDAQGIEVAPVPITGPTRSNIALAEADGVLTKINAPGPELTPDERELLLETVRRQSPGADWIACCGSLPRGLAPSWYADLVARAHAAGVRIALDTSGPALLRALRERPDVVKPNAEELAEAVGRPLATVGDAVKAAEELRELGARSVLASLGADGQLLVDDAGTWFGTARVDAVRSNVGAGDSSLAGFLVAGGTGPGALASAVAHGAAAVQLPGSVMPTPHDLDPAAVTVTAEVPVDRVLGEPAP; encoded by the coding sequence ATGATCCTGACCGTCACCCCCAACCCGTCGCTGGACCGCACCTACGAGGTGCCCTCCCTCGACCGCGGCGAGGTCGTCCGCGCCACCGGCGAGCGGGTCGACCCCGGCGGCAAGGGCGTGAACGTCTCGCGCGCGGTGACCGCCGCCGGACGGCGCACCGTCGCGGTGCTGCCGCTGGGCGGAGCACCCGGCGCCCTGGTCGCCGACCTGCTCGACGCACAGGGCATCGAGGTCGCGCCGGTGCCGATCACCGGGCCCACCCGGTCCAACATCGCGCTCGCCGAGGCCGACGGCGTCCTGACGAAGATCAACGCGCCGGGTCCCGAACTCACCCCGGACGAACGGGAACTGCTCCTGGAGACCGTGCGCCGCCAGTCGCCCGGCGCGGACTGGATCGCCTGCTGCGGCAGCCTGCCCCGCGGCCTGGCCCCCTCCTGGTACGCCGACCTGGTCGCCCGCGCGCACGCCGCCGGGGTCCGCATCGCCCTGGACACCTCCGGCCCGGCCCTGCTGCGGGCGCTGCGCGAGCGGCCCGACGTGGTCAAGCCGAACGCCGAGGAGCTCGCCGAGGCCGTCGGGCGACCGCTGGCCACCGTCGGCGACGCGGTGAAGGCCGCCGAGGAGCTGCGGGAGCTGGGCGCCCGTTCGGTGCTGGCCAGCCTGGGCGCCGACGGGCAGCTGCTCGTGGACGACGCGGGCACCTGGTTCGGCACCGCCCGCGTCGACGCCGTACGCAGCAACGTCGGCGCCGGGGACTCCTCGCTCGCCGGTTTCCTCGTCGCCGGCGGGACCGGGCCCGGCGCCCTCGCTTCCGCCGTCGCACACGGCGCCGCCGCCGTCCAGCTGCCCGGCAGCGTGATGCCGACGCCGCACGACCTGGACCCGGCCGCCGTGACGGTCACGGCCGAGGTGCCCGTCGACCGCGTACTGGGGGAGCCGGCGCCATGA
- a CDS encoding MFS transporter — MSQTAVKASGVSDAPDAGRWKALVFIALAQLMVVLDATIVNIALPSAQQDLGISDGNRQWVVTAYALAFGGLLLFGGRIADLWGRKRTFVLGLAGFAVASALGGAATNEAMMFGSRALQGVFGALLAPAALSLLAVMFTDAKERAKAFGIYGAIAGGGGAVGLILGGFLTEYLNWRWTFFVNIPFAIVAAAGAYLVIREPKGGRNRSPLDIPGVILSTLGLVALVYGFTRAESNGWSDAVTVGMFVGSAVLLLAFVLVEARVKAPLLPLRVITERNRGGIYLSLGLAIIAMFGLFLFLTYYLQIVKGYTPVKTGFAFLPMIAGMITGSTQIGARLMTRVAPRLLMGPGFLVAAVGMLFLTQLEVDTSYAGVLLPGMLLLGLGMGTAFMPAMSMATMGVEARDAGVASAMVNTSQQVGGAIGTALLNTIAASATTSYIADHMGGAASRSQQQLVQLEGQVQGYTSAIWFAVGILVVAAAIALTLINAGRPGGGAVTGSGAGDEAEDELRVPVVAH; from the coding sequence ATGTCTCAAACAGCCGTCAAGGCCTCCGGCGTCAGCGACGCCCCGGACGCCGGCCGCTGGAAAGCGCTGGTCTTCATCGCGCTCGCCCAGCTGATGGTGGTCCTCGACGCCACCATCGTGAACATCGCCCTCCCCTCCGCGCAGCAGGACCTCGGCATCTCCGACGGCAACCGGCAGTGGGTCGTCACGGCCTACGCCCTCGCCTTCGGCGGTCTGCTGCTGTTCGGTGGCCGGATAGCCGACCTGTGGGGCCGCAAGCGCACCTTCGTCCTCGGTCTGGCCGGCTTCGCCGTCGCCTCCGCGCTGGGCGGCGCGGCCACCAACGAGGCGATGATGTTCGGCTCCCGCGCCCTCCAGGGCGTCTTCGGTGCCCTGCTCGCGCCGGCCGCGCTCTCCCTGCTCGCCGTGATGTTCACGGACGCCAAGGAGCGTGCCAAGGCGTTCGGCATCTACGGTGCGATCGCCGGTGGCGGTGGCGCCGTGGGCCTGATCCTCGGCGGTTTCCTCACCGAGTACCTGAACTGGCGCTGGACGTTCTTCGTCAACATCCCGTTCGCCATCGTCGCCGCGGCCGGCGCGTACCTCGTCATCCGTGAGCCGAAGGGCGGCCGCAACCGCTCGCCGCTCGACATCCCCGGCGTCATCCTGTCCACCCTCGGACTGGTCGCGCTGGTCTACGGCTTCACCCGCGCCGAGTCCAACGGCTGGAGCGACGCCGTGACGGTCGGCATGTTCGTCGGCTCGGCCGTGCTGCTGCTGGCCTTCGTGCTCGTCGAGGCCCGGGTCAAGGCCCCGCTGCTGCCGCTGCGCGTGATCACCGAGCGCAACCGGGGCGGGATCTACCTCTCGCTGGGCCTGGCCATCATCGCGATGTTCGGCCTGTTCCTCTTCCTGACCTACTACCTGCAGATCGTGAAGGGCTACACGCCGGTGAAGACCGGCTTCGCCTTCCTGCCGATGATCGCGGGCATGATCACGGGCTCCACGCAGATCGGTGCCCGGCTGATGACCCGGGTCGCGCCCCGGCTGCTGATGGGCCCCGGCTTCCTGGTCGCCGCCGTCGGCATGCTGTTCCTGACCCAGCTGGAGGTCGACACCTCCTACGCCGGTGTGCTGCTGCCCGGCATGCTGCTGCTCGGCCTCGGCATGGGTACGGCGTTCATGCCGGCCATGTCCATGGCCACCATGGGCGTGGAGGCGCGGGACGCCGGTGTCGCCTCCGCGATGGTCAACACCTCGCAGCAGGTGGGCGGCGCGATCGGCACGGCGCTGCTGAACACGATCGCCGCCTCCGCCACCACGTCCTACATCGCCGACCACATGGGCGGCGCGGCCTCCCGGTCCCAGCAGCAGCTGGTCCAGCTGGAGGGCCAGGTGCAGGGCTACACCAGCGCGATCTGGTTCGCCGTCGGCATCCTGGTCGTCGCGGCCGCGATCGCCCTGACCCTCATCAACGCCGGGCGCCCGGGCGGCGGAGCCGTCACCGGGTCCGGTGCGGGCGACGAGGCCGAGGACGAGCTGCGAGTGCCGGTCGTCGCCCACTGA
- a CDS encoding DeoR/GlpR family DNA-binding transcription regulator produces the protein MYAPERQQEILRLARDGGRVDVVSLAEEFQVTAETIRRDLKALDRAGLLRRVHGGAIPAGRLDFEPDLAERESTAADEKDRIARAALAELPAEGTLILDAGSTVARMAAAIPPDASLTVVTHSLPIAARLADHPGIQLHIVGGRVRHRTRAAVDAWALRAYGEIRADVAVVAANGFSVEHGLTTPDLAEAAVKRAALTAARRVVLLADSSKYAQEHFARFGALGDVDLLITDQGLTPEDAGDIERAGTEVVRA, from the coding sequence ATGTACGCACCGGAGCGGCAGCAGGAGATCCTCCGGCTCGCCCGGGACGGCGGCCGGGTGGACGTGGTGTCGCTGGCCGAGGAGTTCCAGGTGACGGCGGAGACCATCCGCCGCGACCTCAAGGCGCTCGACCGCGCGGGGCTGCTCCGCCGGGTGCACGGCGGCGCGATCCCGGCCGGCCGGCTCGACTTCGAACCCGACCTCGCCGAGCGCGAGTCCACGGCCGCCGACGAGAAGGACCGCATCGCCAGAGCCGCCCTCGCGGAACTGCCGGCCGAGGGCACGCTGATCCTCGACGCCGGTTCCACGGTGGCCCGCATGGCCGCGGCGATCCCGCCGGACGCCTCGCTGACCGTGGTCACCCACAGCCTGCCCATCGCGGCCCGCCTCGCCGACCACCCCGGCATCCAGCTCCATATCGTCGGAGGGCGCGTGCGCCACCGCACCCGCGCCGCCGTGGACGCCTGGGCGCTGCGCGCGTATGGCGAGATCCGCGCCGACGTGGCCGTGGTGGCGGCCAACGGGTTCTCCGTGGAGCACGGACTGACCACCCCCGACCTCGCCGAGGCCGCCGTCAAGCGGGCCGCCCTGACCGCCGCCCGGCGCGTGGTGCTGCTCGCCGACTCCTCCAAGTACGCCCAGGAGCACTTCGCCCGCTTCGGCGCCCTCGGCGACGTGGACCTGCTGATCACCGACCAGGGACTCACCCCCGAGGACGCGGGCGACATCGAGCGCGCCGGCACGGAAGTAGTACGCGCATGA
- a CDS encoding helix-turn-helix transcriptional regulator — MTTDTPARLLTLLSLLQTPREWPGGELADRLGVSRRTVRRDIDRLRELGYPVQATMGADGGYRLVAGKAMPPLVLDDEEAVAIAVGLRAGAGHAVEGLDEASVRALAKLEQVLPSRLRHRVTTLQSATTPLTSGDGPSIAPETLTVMASTVAGHERLRFAYRAADGTATRRSTEPYRLVSTGRRWYLVAYDLDRDDWRTFRVDRVSEPFATGARFAPRELPTGDAAEYLRRSMQRRHESYEITVVFHAPAEAVAPLLPHWMGTPEPVDGCASCVVRATVSGPVEWTAARLATTGLEFRVREPAELVECVRELGARLGRAAEPG, encoded by the coding sequence ATGACGACGGACACTCCGGCCCGGCTGCTCACCCTCCTCTCCCTCCTCCAGACGCCCCGGGAATGGCCCGGCGGCGAGCTGGCCGACCGGCTCGGGGTCTCCCGGCGCACGGTCCGGCGGGACATCGACCGCCTGCGCGAACTGGGCTATCCGGTGCAGGCGACGATGGGCGCCGACGGGGGCTACCGGCTGGTGGCGGGCAAGGCGATGCCGCCGCTGGTCCTCGACGACGAGGAGGCGGTGGCCATCGCGGTCGGGCTGCGGGCCGGTGCGGGGCACGCGGTCGAGGGCCTGGACGAGGCGTCGGTGCGGGCCCTGGCCAAGCTGGAGCAGGTGCTGCCCTCGCGGCTGCGGCACCGGGTCACCACGCTCCAGTCCGCGACCACGCCGCTGACCAGCGGGGACGGGCCGAGCATCGCGCCCGAGACGCTGACCGTGATGGCCTCGACGGTGGCCGGGCACGAGCGGCTGCGGTTCGCCTACCGCGCGGCGGACGGCACCGCGACGCGGCGCTCGACGGAGCCGTACCGGCTGGTCTCCACGGGGCGGCGCTGGTACCTGGTCGCCTACGACCTCGACCGGGACGACTGGCGGACCTTCCGGGTGGACCGGGTGAGCGAGCCCTTCGCGACGGGGGCGCGGTTCGCTCCCCGGGAGCTGCCGACCGGGGACGCGGCCGAATACCTGCGGCGCTCGATGCAGCGGCGGCACGAGTCCTACGAGATCACGGTCGTCTTCCACGCACCGGCCGAGGCCGTCGCGCCGCTGCTGCCGCACTGGATGGGAACGCCCGAGCCGGTGGACGGCTGCGCGTCGTGCGTGGTGCGGGCGACCGTGTCCGGCCCGGTGGAGTGGACCGCGGCCCGGCTGGCGACGACCGGGCTGGAGTTCCGGGTCCGGGAACCGGCGGAACTGGTGGAGTGCGTACGGGAGCTGGGGGCCCGGCTGGGACGCGCGGCGGAGCCCGGCTGA
- a CDS encoding TetR/AcrR family transcriptional regulator: MSSTIPALPGPEPGPGPEPAGPVSLTERRKAETRMEIARAAARLFVGQGLRATRAEDIARAAGVAPRTFYRYFATKEEAVAPLYALGAERWVRAVREAPAELSPPEALERAVRHTLTPGAGVSAPSWEWARTLILLAESSPALRKVWAEVCHSTERGLVQALAARMSGGDDNVAARLAASPRLHFAAAVAGASVRVAAEHWASSSPQGARSPLEQALLNLEVLRGFAWEAGPAEEG, from the coding sequence GTGAGCAGCACCATTCCAGCACTTCCCGGACCCGAACCCGGCCCCGGGCCCGAGCCGGCCGGACCGGTCTCCCTGACCGAGCGGCGCAAGGCCGAGACCCGGATGGAGATCGCCCGGGCGGCGGCCCGCCTCTTCGTCGGACAGGGCCTGCGGGCCACCCGGGCCGAGGACATCGCCAGGGCGGCGGGTGTCGCCCCGCGCACTTTCTACCGCTACTTCGCCACCAAGGAAGAGGCCGTCGCCCCGCTCTACGCCCTGGGCGCCGAGCGCTGGGTGCGGGCGGTGCGCGAGGCCCCCGCCGAACTGTCGCCGCCCGAGGCACTGGAACGCGCCGTGCGGCACACGCTGACCCCGGGCGCCGGTGTGTCGGCGCCCTCCTGGGAGTGGGCCCGCACGCTTATCCTCCTGGCCGAGAGCAGTCCGGCGCTGCGCAAGGTGTGGGCGGAGGTCTGCCACTCCACGGAGCGCGGGCTGGTCCAGGCGCTGGCCGCGCGGATGTCCGGGGGCGACGACAACGTTGCCGCACGCCTGGCCGCCTCGCCCCGGCTGCACTTCGCGGCCGCGGTGGCGGGTGCGTCCGTGCGCGTCGCGGCGGAGCACTGGGCGTCGTCCTCCCCGCAAGGAGCACGCAGCCCCCTGGAGCAGGCGCTGCTGAACCTGGAGGTGCTGCGGGGGTTCGCCTGGGAGGCCGGGCCCGCGGAAGAGGGATGA
- a CDS encoding MFS transporter produces the protein MTFKQTPQPAPVPPAAGDRRRWFALAIVMTAAFMDLVDVTIVNIAIPSIQRDEGASFSQIQWITAGYALAFAAGLITGGRLGDIHGRKRVFLVGIGGFTLASALCGLAANPEMLVASRILQGGMAALMVPQVLSIVHATFPAHERGKVFGLFGAIVGLGAVSGPLLGALLTEWNLFGLEWRPIFLINLPVGIAGLVLGSRFITESKAPRALRLDLVGVALVTLGLLMLIYPLTRGEELGWPLWGYLSMAGSLVVLAVLVAYERRKSARDGSPLVELSLFRVKSFAAGIAVQTVFGVALGVFFLVWTLYMQFGLGWSPLRAGLTGVPFSIAVSTAAGISVQTLVPRFGRKVLQTGALVMAAGVLLYMVESGRYGLAITSWQMALPLVVMGLGMGLIVAPLTDAVLSQVPREHAGAASGLINTVQQMGNALGLGLVSVVFFGTMSDRLTPDRIGPAYVDAFQNALGWVAAVMAVIFLLMFALPRRPAQHVEGGPAEDSAQEQEPALV, from the coding sequence ATGACCTTCAAGCAGACCCCGCAACCGGCTCCCGTCCCGCCCGCGGCGGGCGACCGGCGTCGCTGGTTCGCCCTCGCGATCGTGATGACCGCGGCCTTCATGGACCTGGTGGACGTCACCATCGTGAACATCGCCATCCCCTCCATCCAGCGGGACGAGGGCGCCTCCTTCAGCCAGATCCAGTGGATCACCGCCGGCTACGCCCTCGCGTTCGCGGCCGGTCTGATCACCGGCGGGCGGCTCGGCGACATCCACGGCCGCAAGCGGGTCTTCCTCGTCGGCATCGGCGGCTTCACCCTCGCCTCGGCGCTGTGCGGCCTGGCGGCCAACCCGGAGATGCTGGTGGCCTCCCGCATCCTCCAGGGCGGCATGGCGGCGCTCATGGTGCCGCAGGTGCTGTCGATCGTGCACGCCACCTTCCCGGCGCACGAACGCGGCAAGGTCTTCGGGCTGTTCGGCGCGATCGTGGGTCTGGGTGCCGTCTCGGGCCCGCTGCTGGGCGCCCTGCTCACCGAGTGGAACCTCTTCGGCCTCGAATGGCGGCCGATCTTCCTCATCAACCTGCCGGTCGGCATCGCGGGCCTCGTCCTCGGCAGCCGCTTCATCACCGAGTCCAAGGCGCCGCGCGCCCTCCGGCTGGACCTGGTCGGGGTCGCGCTGGTCACCCTCGGCCTGCTGATGCTGATCTACCCGCTCACCCGGGGCGAGGAGCTGGGCTGGCCGCTGTGGGGGTACCTGTCGATGGCCGGCTCGCTGGTGGTCCTCGCGGTCCTGGTCGCCTACGAGCGGCGCAAGAGCGCGCGGGACGGCTCGCCGCTGGTGGAGCTGTCGCTGTTCCGGGTGAAGAGCTTCGCGGCCGGGATCGCCGTGCAGACCGTCTTCGGGGTCGCGCTCGGCGTCTTCTTCCTGGTGTGGACGCTGTACATGCAGTTCGGCCTCGGCTGGAGCCCGCTGCGGGCCGGACTGACCGGCGTGCCGTTCTCGATCGCCGTGTCCACGGCCGCCGGGATCTCGGTGCAGACGCTGGTCCCGCGCTTCGGGCGCAAGGTGCTCCAGACCGGCGCACTGGTGATGGCGGCCGGAGTACTCCTCTACATGGTGGAGTCCGGGCGTTACGGGCTCGCCATCACCTCCTGGCAGATGGCGCTGCCGCTGGTCGTGATGGGCCTCGGCATGGGCCTGATCGTCGCGCCGCTGACCGACGCGGTCCTCTCCCAGGTACCGCGCGAGCACGCCGGAGCGGCGTCGGGGCTCATCAACACCGTGCAGCAGATGGGCAACGCGCTCGGGCTCGGGCTGGTGTCGGTGGTCTTCTTCGGCACGATGAGCGACCGCCTCACCCCCGACCGCATCGGCCCCGCCTACGTGGACGCCTTCCAGAACGCGCTGGGGTGGGTGGCCGCGGTGATGGCCGTCATCTTCCTGCTGATGTTCGCGCTGCCCCGGCGGCCGGCCCAGCACGTGGAAGGCGGCCCGGCCGAGGACAGCGCGCAGGAGCAGGAGCCCGCGCTGGTCTGA
- a CDS encoding dioxygenase family protein, whose protein sequence is MPALYLSHGAPPLADDPVWPGELAAWAADLPRPKAILVVSAHWEEAPLALGATRTVPLVYDFWGFPEHYYQVRYGAPGAPALAESVRKLLRAPGTPVQDVPDRGLDHGAYVPLVEMYPGADIPVLQVSMPTLDPARLMEIGRRLAPLRDEGVLIVGSGFFTHNLAALRQGGIPSWSAEFDDWGRRALEGGDVDGLLDFAHKSPAGRLAHPRTEHFAPLFVTMGAADAAGELDLRRSVIDGFWMGLAKRSVQFG, encoded by the coding sequence ATGCCCGCCCTCTACCTCAGCCACGGCGCCCCGCCGCTCGCCGACGACCCCGTCTGGCCCGGCGAACTGGCCGCCTGGGCCGCTGACCTGCCGCGCCCCAAGGCGATCCTCGTCGTCTCCGCCCACTGGGAGGAGGCCCCGCTCGCCCTCGGCGCCACCCGGACCGTCCCCCTCGTCTACGACTTCTGGGGCTTCCCGGAGCACTACTACCAGGTGCGCTACGGAGCGCCCGGCGCGCCCGCGCTCGCCGAGTCCGTACGCAAGCTGCTGCGCGCCCCCGGCACGCCCGTGCAGGACGTCCCCGACCGCGGCCTCGACCACGGTGCCTACGTGCCGCTGGTGGAGATGTACCCCGGCGCCGACATCCCGGTCCTCCAGGTCTCCATGCCGACCCTCGACCCGGCGCGGCTCATGGAGATCGGCCGCAGGCTCGCGCCGCTGCGCGACGAGGGCGTGCTGATCGTCGGCTCCGGCTTCTTCACCCACAACCTGGCCGCGCTGCGCCAGGGCGGCATCCCCTCCTGGTCCGCGGAGTTCGACGACTGGGGCCGGCGCGCGCTGGAGGGCGGGGACGTGGACGGACTGCTCGACTTCGCCCACAAGTCCCCGGCGGGACGGCTCGCCCACCCGCGCACCGAGCACTTCGCGCCCCTGTTCGTGACCATGGGCGCGGCGGACGCGGCCGGCGAGCTGGACCTGCGGCGGTCGGTGATCGACGGGTTCTGGATGGGCCTGGCCAAGCGGTCGGTGCAGTTCGGCTGA
- a CDS encoding sigma-70 family RNA polymerase sigma factor — MATRAVARRKSAAGETSGSATSVRANGGELADRDLVGMYLDEIARTPLLDAAKEVELSQTIEAGVFARQVLEGYEETGADATREELQALIDESERAKDVFIRSNLRLVVAVARRYPRSGLPLLDLIQEGNAGLVRAVEKFDYRKGFKFSTYATWWIRQAITRSIADQSRTIRLPVHLVEELGRIRRVQREFNREHGREPEPAEIAAELGSTPERVTDVLDWARDPVSLNMSVDDEGETQFGDLLEDTSAVSPEQSVLTLLRSEELDDLIGRLDPRTASIIKMRYGIDDGRERTLTEVGKEHGLTRERIRQIEKHALLELKKLARDTGFEAAA; from the coding sequence ATGGCAACCCGTGCCGTCGCCCGTCGTAAGTCCGCCGCCGGCGAGACCTCCGGCTCGGCAACCAGCGTCCGCGCGAACGGCGGCGAGCTCGCCGACCGCGATCTGGTCGGCATGTACCTCGACGAGATCGCCCGGACACCGCTGCTCGACGCCGCCAAGGAGGTCGAGCTGTCCCAGACCATCGAGGCGGGTGTGTTCGCGCGGCAGGTCCTCGAAGGGTACGAGGAGACCGGGGCGGACGCCACCCGTGAGGAGCTCCAGGCCCTGATCGACGAGAGCGAGCGGGCGAAGGACGTCTTCATCCGCTCCAACCTCCGCCTGGTCGTCGCGGTCGCCCGCCGCTACCCGCGCAGCGGCCTGCCGCTGCTGGACCTGATCCAGGAGGGCAACGCCGGCCTGGTCCGCGCGGTCGAGAAGTTCGACTACCGCAAGGGCTTCAAGTTCTCCACGTACGCGACCTGGTGGATCCGGCAGGCCATCACCCGCTCCATCGCCGACCAGTCCCGCACCATCCGGCTGCCCGTCCACCTGGTGGAGGAGCTGGGCCGGATCCGGCGCGTGCAGCGCGAGTTCAACCGGGAGCACGGCCGCGAGCCGGAGCCCGCCGAGATCGCGGCCGAGCTGGGCTCGACGCCGGAGCGCGTCACCGACGTGCTCGACTGGGCCCGCGACCCGGTCTCGCTGAACATGTCGGTGGACGACGAGGGCGAGACCCAGTTCGGCGACCTGCTGGAGGACACCTCGGCCGTGTCGCCCGAGCAGTCGGTGCTGACCCTGCTGCGCAGCGAGGAGCTGGACGACCTCATCGGCCGCCTGGACCCGCGCACGGCCTCCATCATCAAGATGCGGTACGGCATCGACGACGGCCGTGAGCGCACGCTGACCGAGGTCGGCAAGGAGCACGGCCTCACCCGCGAGCGCATCCGCCAGATCGAGAAGCACGCGCTGCTGGAGCTGAAGAAGCTGGCCCGCGACACCGGCTTCGAGGCGGCGGCCTGA
- a CDS encoding TetR/AcrR family transcriptional regulator: MQTAIPDQRKVARPRADALRNRERIVLAAREMFVEHGPDVPLDDVARRAGVGNATVYRNFPDRDALVREVVCSVMDRTARAAELALAETGDAFEALERFVHASADERISALCPMVASTFDQHHPDLEAARGRVERLVAEVMDRAKAAGQLRGDVGVGDLMIAAAQLSRPPAGTGCVNADRFVHRHLQLFLDGLRAPARSVLPGAAVTLEDLRRPCDQ, encoded by the coding sequence GTGCAGACCGCGATTCCCGATCAGCGCAAGGTGGCCCGGCCCCGCGCCGATGCTCTGCGCAACCGGGAGCGGATCGTCCTCGCCGCCCGGGAGATGTTCGTCGAGCACGGGCCGGACGTGCCCCTCGACGACGTCGCCCGCCGGGCCGGCGTGGGCAACGCCACGGTGTACCGCAACTTCCCCGACCGCGACGCCCTCGTCCGCGAGGTCGTCTGCTCGGTCATGGACCGCACGGCACGGGCGGCCGAGCTGGCCCTCGCGGAGACCGGTGACGCGTTCGAGGCGCTGGAGCGCTTCGTGCACGCCTCCGCCGACGAGCGGATCAGCGCCCTGTGCCCCATGGTGGCCAGCACGTTCGACCAGCACCACCCCGACCTGGAGGCGGCCCGCGGACGGGTCGAGCGCCTGGTCGCCGAGGTCATGGACCGGGCGAAGGCGGCCGGTCAGCTCCGCGGCGACGTGGGCGTCGGCGATCTGATGATCGCCGCGGCCCAGCTCAGCCGGCCCCCGGCCGGTACGGGGTGCGTGAACGCCGACCGGTTCGTCCATCGCCATCTTCAGCTGTTCCTGGACGGGCTGCGGGCTCCCGCCCGCTCCGTCCTGCCGGGAGCGGCCGTGACCCTGGAGGACCTGCGCCGGCCCTGCGACCAGTAG
- a CDS encoding GNAT family N-acetyltransferase, translating to MPGTAEVQVRPGVEEDLKPLTDLYNHYVRETPITFDTEPFTPEERRPWLLSHPEDGPYRLRVATDAESQEILGYATSSPYRAKPAYATSVETTVYVAPGAGGRGIGSLLYASLFDALAAEDLHRAYAGIAQPNEASARLHARFGFRHVGTYREVGRKFGRYWDVAWYERPL from the coding sequence ATGCCGGGAACTGCCGAGGTCCAGGTCAGACCGGGAGTCGAGGAGGATCTCAAGCCACTCACCGACCTCTACAACCACTACGTACGTGAGACGCCCATCACGTTCGACACCGAGCCGTTCACTCCGGAGGAGCGCCGACCGTGGCTGCTCTCCCACCCTGAAGACGGCCCGTACCGCCTGAGGGTTGCCACGGACGCGGAGTCACAGGAGATCCTGGGGTACGCCACATCCAGCCCCTACCGCGCGAAGCCCGCCTACGCGACCTCGGTGGAGACCACCGTCTACGTCGCCCCGGGGGCCGGCGGCCGCGGCATCGGCTCGCTCCTCTACGCGTCCCTCTTCGACGCCCTGGCCGCCGAGGACCTGCACCGCGCCTACGCGGGCATCGCCCAGCCCAACGAGGCCTCCGCCCGGCTGCACGCGCGCTTCGGTTTCCGGCACGTGGGCACGTACCGCGAGGTGGGCCGCAAGTTCGGCCGGTACTGGGACGTGGCCTGGTACGAGAGACCGCTCTAG